The stretch of DNA TCGTGCTGCCTCTTCTTCCCCTCGCAGAAAGCACAGGAGGATCGCagctggagaggagaggagtgtTTTTACAGCCCTCGGAGCGACACATCCAGCCAAACAGAAGGTGTTTGTGTCCTGGCCAGCCTCGGGATTGCTCAGTGCCTGGCTTTGGGAGCACAGCCCCTGTTATTTTGGTCAGCCCGTCCTCCCCAGCACAACACCGTGGCTTTTGCCGTGGCTGGACGTCCTCCTTGGCTTCCAGGGCTTTTTGCTGtggttttctttccccctcGTGGCTGCTCCCTGGGAGCTTTGCAGCACTTTTTGACCAGCGTGGTTTGCCTGCTTTGGTTTCTGTGGTCCGGGATGTTTTCTTGTTTGAGCTGCTGCTCTCACCCTCCTGCAGGGGAGCACAGAAACGAGCCCCCCGGGGCCCTTCTGGTTCTTATCCAGAGCTTTGGGGCTGGCTCGGAGGCAGAGTTCATCGAAATTCCTGGAATCCTTTCCAGGGAGATCGCCCACGGGGTTCATTTGTGGCAGGAAAGCTCCCTTTTTCCCCAGCAGCGAGGTTCCTGGGAGCTTTTCTCACGGCGAGAGGCAGTCCCTCTTCCACGGcggggctgctcagcctcaAAGGCAAGCAAATTGGGGGTCAGAAGCCCTCATGCACAGGAAAATCTGCCTAAATCTGCCCAAATCTGTTACTGCACAAACCCCTTGGCTcttgctgtggtgctggggctctgctgttGTCGCCAAACTTCTCCAGGAGTTTTTTTGTGACTTCATTTCCAAGGTCTTTACGGGCAGCCAGAACCACTGGGATTTTGCCCCGTGCCTGAATTACTCCTCGGGGTTTGGTTTTAATTCCTCCAGtcaggaaaagggggaaaagggggtgTGCTGGTGATTTGTGTCAGGTTAAAGAGGGGTTTAACCACTACATCTGGTGTCCTGCTGCCTTCAGATCCATCCTggttgggatggggacaccgcAGGCATCAAAATACCCCCTTAGCTGATCCCTCAGCCCTCCAGGTGCCTCGTGCGGGCTGTTCCCCGTGCTGAAATCACCCCGATCATTCATGGTGTGGGACCAATACACCCGGGAGGCAGCAAACGAGGCAGGCCGTGCAGATTTGCTGTGTTTTAGGCTGCGTGGCCCCCACCTAAAGCCACCCCCCGGGGTTCTGCTCGTTGCAGCGCGATGGGAACCGTGGTGCTGGACGGCCAGATCTACGTGTGCGGCGGGTACGACGGGAACTCCTCCCTCAACTCCGTGGAGTCCTATTCTCCAGAAACCAACAAGTAAGAGCTCTCTGCGCcctgcagcttctcctcctgctgctgccagcgaCGTGGCACCGCTGGGagatgaaaaaaacacatggtGAGGGGTGTGAGGAGGTGGTTGAGTCCTCCCCGCAGGACTTGGCCTTGATGCAGGGAGGTGAAAGCAAagatttcagtaaaaataaaaataaaacaggcagTGGAAGAAGAATTACCAAAAGCAGGTCCTGGAAAAGCTGACAGAGGTGCAATAATCTGGTGGCTGCGCGTGGAGAGCCCCTCCTGAGctgtcttttctctctcccaggTGGACGGTGGTGACCCCCATGAGCTCCAACCGCAGCGCCGCCGGGGTGACGGTCTTCGAGGGCAGGATCTACGTGTCGGGAGGGCACGACGGGCTGCAGATCTTCAACAGTGTAAGTCGCTTCCCAAAGGCTTCGTGCCGAAATCCatctgctgcaggcagctgggaggTGAAGCTTCAGGTCGGGAGGGCTCCGTGCCCTCTCCCCACGAAACCAAAAATGCCTCGAGCATTTACACCGTCAGATTTTGGCCTTTCCAGAGCCTTTTTTCCAGCTCGGGAAGAAAGGAGCAAGCCAGGTACCCGCAGAAAATGGAGCTAAAGTGTCTCCTGTTCCCCACAAAATGGGACAAAAGCATCGAGTGCGTGCATTTTGTTGTCTCCctgcttcctttatttttttttaactacttttATCCTGGCGTCCCTTGAGCTCTGGAGACCCAGATGCCAGGCGCTTCCCCTCTGCCTGTTTGGTGGCTTCATTTTCGGAAAGATTTTCTTAGAAATGAGCTTCGCAGCagggggagctgctggtgcaAGGCTCTGCACGTTCCCCAGAGCAGGATTTCGTGGGGCACAGGGAAGGCTCCTTCAGTGTCAGGATTGGATTTGGCGTTGATGCGCTGCTCTCAGGAAGCAAGTTGTAATTCAGGGGTTTGCAGGGAGCAGCAATTTGCACTTCCACCTCGCTCAGGGGTGGGTTTTTGTCTGCAGCAGGCACCCCAGAGCCAAAAAATGACAGCTCTGCTCGTCTGGGCTCAGCCCTGAGCTGGCCACGTGTGGAGTTCCTGCGGAAGGGGTCCCTCTGATGGTCCCTGCAGAAGGATAAGGGGTGCAAAATGttggtgttctgctttttgggtcgttttgttttgccttgagGGCACGCAGCCCTTCTGCAGCCACGCAGAGGAGGTGCTGGGCTCTTCAAAATGTGGAGGAGTTCCCTGCACAGGAGGAGGGCACGAAGCTGGGGTGCAggacagggagctgggggctcgGAGTGCACCAGGAGAGGTCGAGGTGTGGCCGTGGGGAATTGCAGCCACTAAAACCCACCTGGGAGCCTCGGAAACGTCTTCAAAAGCAGATGAGAGGGAGGGGAGGTTTAGGGGGGGAGTTTTTTTGTGGTCTGTGCAGCAACACCTCATTACAGACATTACAAAACCCAAAGGGGTGAAACCAAGGAACGAGAACTGGGAGCATCCCGACCCGCTGGGGGTTGCACAACAAAAACCGTCGCGGGGCTTCTGGAGGGTGCTGGATTTTTCGCGGGGGCTGCTTCCTGAACTCTTTGCCTTTGCGTTTCGTTTCCTGAACTCTTTCCCTTTGTGTTTTGTGCCTGCAGGTGGAGTACTACAACCAGCACACGGCCACCTGGCACCCGGTGGCCAGCATGCTGAACAAACGCTGCCGCCACGGCGCCGCCTCGCTGGGCAGCAAGATGTTCGTCTGCGGGGGCTACGACGGCTCGGGTTTCCTCAGCATGGCCGAGGTGTACAGCTCGGTGGCGGATCAGTGGTACCTGATCGTCCCCATGAACACCCGTCGCAGCCGGGTGTCCCTGGTGGCCAACTGCGGCCGCCTCTACGCCGTGGGGGGCTACGACGGCCAGTCCAACCTCAGCTCGGTGGAGATGTACGACCCGGAGACGAACCGCTGGACGTTCATGGCTCCCATGGTGTGCCACGagggaggggtgggggtgggCTGCATCCCCCTCCTCACCATCTGAAGGAGGTttgggggaggttttgggggctgCGCCTCCCCGGGAGAGCAGCTGAGAGCAGCTTCCCGAGGGGGTGGGCAAAGAGAAGTGCGGCTCCAGGTGCTCCGGTGTCATTCACAACCACACACAAGGTGACAAAACCATCCCCTGCCCCCTCGGCTTTTGGACTGAGGCTCCGGAAagatcaaattttattttattttggggggaattAACGGTGCCAGCGCTTCTGTGGGCGCGCAGGGAGCCGCCCGCCGCCCTCCCCAGCGCTCCTGCGGCCGCGTGGCTGAGCAAATCCTTCCTCTCTCCTTGCTTGTTTTACAAATAGCACTGAGCCACGTCGGCCCGAGACTTTGGGAAGCGAAGCTGCGGGTTTGGGGGGGAGCAGCTCTGGTTGTGACACAGCAACGGCCACTTTGAGGACTCGGGGAATGCCCACGCACCTCTGCCAGCACCAAAACGGCCCTAAAACAGCCCTGACATCCCGAGGGGTTTGATCTTCAGCGGTGTTTGGCGttgtcagctgctgctgggcacccctGGACCTCACCCAGTTTATCAAAACAACCCAAACCCAGCAGCTCGGGTCCTCGGGAGCGCATCCAGGCTCTGTTCCTTGAGGTGCTCCTTGCGCAAGGCGCCGCTCGCCGCTCCCGGGGCTTTCTTCAGCTCGATGGGGAAAACCTCTCCGCAAGAGCCGCACGAtggagaaaggaggaagaggagaaaaggggggcggttaaaccagcccccagctTCGGAGGGGGAATGCCAAACGAAAATGACACTAAGCAACGGTCCCGGGGTTGCCCCAGCGGTGACGGGGAGCCAAGGTGGTGATCAGAAAGATGCCCCTAAAAGATCGGTGTCCCCTCGTCTGtcaagatgaagaaaataagaaaaaaaaccttttcccTCCTGGTTTGCAGCTGGGATTTCCCAAAAAGCAGCCAGGAGGTGCGGTGGGATGGAGCCCCCCCAAACACTAACCCCACCGAGGGGCAGCCACGGGGGCTCGCATCCGTCTTGTGcccaagttttggggttttggggaggtttggggcaccccccagctcccccagccgaGCCCCTGCTTCTCCTCCATCCCCTCTTGGGATTTTTGGACTCGGGGTGTAAATGTGGATGTCTGTATATTCGGGTACTGTGGATATTTTAGGTCGAGCTGTCGAGCACTCCTCTGTCTCCCTGCACCCACGGACGGCTtcacttgggggggggggggattccCGTGCTGCTaagacactttaaaaaaaagaaaaaaaaaaagaaaaacacacaaaaaaaaggaaaaatatacaaaaaaaaacaccttgggATCGGAGTTGCTTTCCAGGCTGCGCGTTGCAGAGCGGTGGGTGAGGGAACCGAGGCTCTCACGGGTGAGGAGGCGCCGCCGGCCCCGTGTGGGGCTCAttctttggggtttttttttgctttgctgaaccaaagagaaaggggagaggATGAGGATTTCCAGCTTTGGGGgaggaaaactggaaaaagcCTGGATTTGGGGACATGTGGCTCGTGGTAGGGGGCAAACTGGGAGAGCGCGgtgccagctctgccctgccctgctcggTGCCATCCCCTGCCCcgtggaaaattaaaatatttgacttCAAAAAACCCATTAAAGATGTGTTCCTGCAGATGTTGTCGTGTGCTGGAGCCGGAGAGAGAGATGCGAGCAGCAATTCCCGGGCTGGGGCTCACCATGGGGCTCTGAGCCATTCCGGTAGGGGCCCGCCACCCTTTTTGGGATAAAACCAGCAAAAACCAGCAAAAACGCAGCGCCGGAAGGTTTCCAGGAGCTGCCAGGTTCGGGGATTTGCCGGGGCGGCCACCCCGAGCTGGCTCTCCAAGAAAAACACTGGCAACCCGATCCCTTCCCGTGCGTGGCGCCGTGCTGGAAGCCTCCCTCCTCGCTCCTCTCCCCTCATTCCTCGTTTTCGGACAACCCCAATGGAAACCCCACTGCTGGGCGTGCTGCTCCTGGTGCTCCCAgttctcccagtgctcccagtgccaccgGCACCCCGCGAGCTGGCCCGAGCCGTGCTGGAGGCGCACGGGCAGGATGCAGGCAGCGGGATGAAGCTGCTGAAGCTGCAGGGAGTCAGCAGGACGGTAGGGGCCGAGCTCGGgaaccctcccccccccttttaatgcttttttggGGTTAAGGGGACGCCGTCCCTATTGAACCCCCCCCCTCCTGCAGGAGTTCGACTGGGGCACGCACTTCACCATCAACCTCACCGCCCGCCAGACGGCCTGCCCCAAAAACCCTGCGGTGTCCCGAAATGCTGGCTGTAGGGCCCGGCCGGGCCAGGTAGGTGTGGGgtgaccccaaaaaccccaaggAGGGAGCATAAAAGCTCTGCCCTGTCTCGGGACAAGAACCCAGCACAGGGTCCGGGCGCTCTTTTGGGGCCGTTTGCTTCCTCCCCGTGCCGGAGCTGGGAATTTGGTCCCTCAGGGGTTGGCCTCGCTCGGCTTCCCCGCTGCCCCTAAATAGGGTGGGGGCTTTCTGGGAGCCCCCTTCCCTCCGTTTCTCCCCCCTGACCCCTCCAGGTCCAGCACTGTGTTGCCCAAATCTCCGTCTTTGCCTTCCTGCCCGACGTGCCACTGTCGATGCTGGAGTGCGGCCGGCAGCCggtgagaccccccccccacatcccctttttccccaaatatttcGGGGCTGAAGTCCCCGTGGGGGCAATAACCCCCTTTTAGGGTTGAAGCCCACCCTGATTTCTTATCCTTCAGCCCAGCGGCTCGGGGCAGCCCCGCTCCAAAGGTCGGCGCAGCCCAGGGACCCCGCGAGCCTTCGGCCTCAGGGCCCCGGCGCCATCCTAAATCCTCGGGAGCGAATCCACCCTGCAGGAGAGGacccacagcccccatcccatgAACCCCATCCCGCATGGAGCTGAAATAAGGATGTTTCGGGGCCCCTCGTTCACCTCGTTGacaataaaaagcattttatggTGTTGGACAACTTCCTCGTGGCTCATGCTTGGCCTTTGCCCATGTTTGTTGCCCTTTCGGGGccgttcctcctcctcctcctcctcctggctccGTGCCCGCCGGGTCACACAAAAACCGAACACCCAAAGCCAGAACccggaaaaaataaaaaataaaaaaaaatagtaaaatctGCAcagaaccaccccaaaacccagcctCTGTGCGTGTGGGGCCCGGTGCCtgacccccagcctgccccggGCACTGTCCCCACGCGGCCTCCCCTCGGCTCCTCCCGGCCCCACAACCCAAAGACCCCCGGCTGCTCCTCGGGGCTCCTGCCCCACAGACCCTGCATTGACCCCGCTGCCTTCCTTTGGCCTCCATTCCCCTCCTTTGGCCTCCTTTGGCCTCCATTGGCCTTGATGGGCCTCCATGGGCCTCCATAGGCCTTCTTTGGCCTCCATTGGCCTCCATTTTCCTCCTTTGGCTTCCTTTGGCCTCCTATGGCCTCTTTTGGCCTCCATTCCCCTCCATTGGCCTCCATTGGACTCCTTTGGCCTCCATCAAACTCTTTTAGCCTCCATTGGCCTCACTTGGGCTCCATTACCCTTTTTTGCCCTCCATTGGCCTCCTTTGGCCTCCTTTTGCCTCCTTTGGCCTCCATTGGCCTCCATTCCCCTCCATTGCCCTCCTTTGCCCTCCATTGGCCTCCGTTGGCCTCCATTTCCCTCCTTTTACCTCCTTTGCCCCCCTTTGCCCTCCAtctccctcctctgcctccctccacccccctttgccctccttccccctctcctcccccccccctgcTGCCTCCAGGGCCCGTGGCCCCGTGCTTGCCCCGCGGCAGAGCCGTGGCAGATTTACGGCCTCCCGGCACTTCCCAGCCTCGACGCCCACCTTCGGGGCCGTTTCGGGGCCGCCCTGCGCCGCCGCTCCCCTGCGCCTGTTTGCTCAGGGCCGGCGGCCTCCCCCTCTGCGGAAAACCCCGGCCgtgccccaaaaaaaaaaaacagcacggGGGGGCTCATAAAAAGGGGGCTCAGCTCCCAAAACCGGGCAcgaggaggaggctgagggcagGATGAGGccgtgctgcctgctcctgctgctgctcctggcgcCCGCCGCGGCCGTCTCGCCACAACCGGACACGTCCCCGGTGCCAGGGCTGGAGGGAACCCCAACAGCCGAGGTTCCCGGCTCCGTCCCCATAGGATCCGAGGGATCGGTGGCTCCGGGGCAGGATGGATCCCGGCCACCATCCCAGCCATGGCGCTGGCCCTCGGGCTCCCTTCAGGCCGTGCTGGAGGCCCTGCGGCTGCTCCACCGTGGCTCCAAGGCTCCCTGCGCCCTGCGGCTGCGGGTGACGGGACCCCAACGGGGCTGGGTGAGTGCCAAAAAGGGTCCGGGGGTGACCCCACAGAGGGTCCCGTCCCCGTTTTTGAGGGTCTGGTttcccccacagccccagcggGAGCTGACTTTCCTCGTGCAGGACGCCTGGTGCCAGCCCGCGGGGACGCCGCCGGCCGCCTGCCCGAGCTGCCACACGAGGGTGAGGACACAAAGGGGACACCAGGGGGGGGGGACATCACAAGGGGGGGTCCCGGTCAGCCCTAGGGGTGACCCCGCTGCTTCATCCCACAGCCCGGTCGCAACTGGGGGGCCTGGATCCGGGAGCGTTGGGCCAGCTTCAGGCAGCGCCTACGGGACCGCGGCCGCCCCTGGACCTGGGTCCGGCGGAGCCACAACGACCCCAGAGGGTCCTGAGGAGCCCCCGATGTTGTGGGGGCTTCACGGACCCCCGACCCTATTAACGTCCCTATTAATGTCCCAATTAACGTCCCAATAAACGTCCCTTGCACCCGCTGTGTCCGTGTCCGTCCCTTGCACCCCTTCGTGTCCCTgctgcaccccacagcccccccccgagtgctgctgtccccacggGGATGTCCCCGGGGTGTCCCCAACGGGTCCCCTCCCCATATTCCTGCCCCTCAAGGGCcgctgtccccatgtccccagggtgtccccagggtgtccccagggtgtccccagggtgtccccatgtccccaagccggcacggagcagggcagggcacggccacgtccccaccaccaccacccccccgtCACCCCTCGCCcctcgccccgccgcctccccctccccaaaaccccaacgGCCGCCTTGTGGCTGCCCCCGTGGGGCCCCGAAATTTCCGCCCAGGCCGCGTTGCACAAGGCCGGGGCCGCTAAAAggcggcgggggctgcggggcggcaCGGGGCGAGGATGGcgagctgctgggtgctgctgctgctgggcctggggggggcctgcgccctgcccgccccggcccccctCGCCTACAGCCAGGCGCTGGCCCAGGCCGTGGACTCCTTCAACCAGCGCCCCGAGGTGCACAACGCCTTCAGGCTGCTCAGCGCCGACCCCGAGCCCACCCCGGTGAGCACGGCCAGGGGACAGCGAGGGGACGGCGAGGGGACAGCCTGGGAACACACTGGGGACctcctggggacactggggggacGTCCTGGGGACACCCTTGGGGATATTTTTGGGATATCACTGGGATAACCTGGTTGTATCAAGGGGGATGATATGGGGACCtcttggggacactttgggataCATGGGGGACACCCTtaggacaccttggggacaccctggggacattggggagACGTCCTGGGGACACCCATGGGGATATTTTGGGGATATCATTGGGACAACCTGGTTGTATCAAGGGGGGTGATGCGGGGACCCATTGGAGACACTTTGGAttccttggggacaccttggggaccccttggggacactttgggataccttggggacaccctggggacactctggggacattggggtgacATCCTGGGGACACCTGTGGGGATATTTTGGGGATATCATGAGGACAAACTGGGTATATCAAGGGGGATGATGCAAGGACCTGTTGGGGACACTTCGGGATACCTTGGGGATATCTTGGAGACATCaaggggacaccctggggacactttggggacaccttggggacactggggtgAGTTTCTGGGGACACCTGTGGGGATATATTTGGGATATCATTGGGACAACCTGGGTGTATCAAGGGGGATGATGCAGGGACCCATTGGAGACACTTTGGATtccttggggacaccctggggataccttggggacaccttggggacatcCTGGGGACATCTTTGGGACATCTTTGGGACATTGGGGTGACGTCCTGGGGACACCCTTGGGGATATTTTGGGGATATCGTGGGGACAACCTGGGTATATCAAGAGGGATGATGTGGGGACcccttggggacactttgggatcCCTTGGGCACTCCTTGTGCCCATCGAAGGGACTTCTTGGGGACAAAttggggacacggaggggacCCCTGGCGATGGGTTTGGGGGGTGGGTTTcatcccgggggggtccccgttGTGCCCATTCCCCGCAGGGCATCGACCTGGGCACTCTGCGGGCGCTCAACTTCACCCTGATGGAGACCGACTGCGCCCCGGGCTCACGGGTCCCCACCGACGACTGCGACTTCAAGGAGAACGGGGTGAgtccgggggggtcccgggggggggacacaaccCCACTGGGGGCCTGGGGACACGTGGGGTGACCCCATATGTGTCCCCAGGCCATCAAGGAGTGCTCAGGGCCGGTGACGTTCCAGCAAGGCACCCCCGACATCGACCTGCGCTGCTCCGACGCCTCCTCCGATGtgagttttttggggggggtctcgggggcacccatgggtggggatggggtgggggctgagccctgctccttccccgtgTACCCGCGGTGGCCCCGTCCCCAAAATTTTCGGGGATGTGGTGCCACAACCCCACAGCACCATCCTACGGGGGACGGAGGGAGGGTCCTGGGCGCGTGCGGGGCTCAGATTTGGGGTCCTACGTTTGGGGTCCCAGATTTGGGATCCCAGGCTTGGTCTCCAAGATTTTGGGTTCCAGATTTGGGGTCCCCGATTTGGGGTTCCAGATTTGGGATCCCACATTTGGGGTCCCACATTTGGGATCCCAGATTTGGAATCCCAGATTTGGGGTCCTACGTTTGGGGTCCCACATTTGGGGTTCCAGATTTGGGATCCCAGATTTGGGCTCCCACATTTGGGGTTCCAGATATGAGGTCCCACATTTGGGGTCCCACATTTGGAGTTCCAGATTTGGGATCCCAGATTTGAGGTTCCAGATTTGGAGTCCCACATTTGGGGTTCCAGATATGAGGTCCCACATTTGGGGTCCCAGATTTGAGGTCCCACATTTGGGGTCCCCGATTTGGGCTCCCAGATTTGGGCTCCCAGATTTGGACTCCCAGATTTGGGATCCCAGATTTGGGGTCCCAGATTTGAGGTCCCAGATTTGGGGTCCCCGATTTGGACTCCCAGATTTGGGCTCCCGGATTTGGGGTCCCACATTCGAGGTCCCAGATTTGGGCTCCCACATTTGGGCTCCCAGATTTGGGCTCCCAGATTTGTGCTCCCAGATTTGGGCTCCCAGTTTTGGGGTCCCAGTTTTGGGGTCCTGCTGACACCCGaccttctcccctctccccgcaGCCGGTGCTCGTCCAGCGGGGCCGATTCGGCCGCTTACTGGGCAAGATCCGACATCTTCGGCCCCGGGTCCACATCCGCGTGAAAGCCGACGCCTCCGTCAGCTTCGGCTGAGCAAATAAACGGGGCCGAGCGCGACCCCAAAGCCTGACCCCGGCTCTCTCCTTGCCTCCCGTCCCCACAGACGTCCCCAAGTCCCCAGGGGGGAACAGacacggggtgggggggtccccggggtgTTTCCCAGCCGGGTTTTTCGCCCCCGTCCCCTGCAAAGCGTCCTATGGGGACCCCATCCCCGACCCCATAACGGGCATTGCtgagcccccccgaccccacaAGTGGTTCTCATCCCATCCCCGTGCTGTTTTGTCCCCAAATCACAGGGGTTGTGCCCCCAaagagcccccccagcccaggatgtccccaaatgccccccGGGTTTGATCAGCACGGGGCCATCAGCGGGGTttgggatggggctgtggggataCGCGGGGACCCCGTGCCCTAAGAGATGAAGCTGTGGTgccgtccccatgtcccccgtGTCCCCTGAAATGTCCCCACAGCCTCACACAGCCCCCCACTTCAAaacctgcccccccccgtgccccatCCATCCCATGGCTGTCCCCAATTCCTATGGGACGTGGCTGTCCCCACCCCATAAAGGGGGACGTGCCCCATATCCACAAGTCCCCATGCTCAAAATGTGCCCATGGGTgcactggggagggggggggcaccatCATTTTGGGACCCCCACCGGACAGACCCCGCTCCCCCCACACCGCtgccccccaaaaccacccccatCCCCGTCACCCCGTGCCCCCCGCGCCCCAAAAGCGCACAGAGGGGACACGGCACGGCCGGGAAGCAGCTTTATTTGGGGGGGACGGACACCAAAAGGGGGGGACAGCGGCgtcggggggctgcgggggggcctCATCTCCTCTTCCAGGCCCTGTAGATCTTGATGGCCAGCGGCACCAGCTGCCAAAAGCGCTTGACCTggcggggctgcggggacaAAACGGTGTcaccaagggggggggacacacccCGAGGGTCCCCACGCGCCCCCCTCCCTCCAAGAAAGGTCCCCCCCCGGAGAGCCACCGGCACAGGGGGGTCCCCAACATCCTTGGGGCCACCCCATTGCGTGCGTGTCCCCCCCGCtctccaccagcactggggGGGTCCTGAGCATCCCGAGCATCCTTGGGGACACCCCATAATGTCCCCCCCCttgtggtgtcccccccccactcaCCTCCATCGTGGAGTCCACGCAGGTGACATCGAGCGCGGGGCGGCCGCTCTGCAGCACCACGGGGCCGGAGC from Anas platyrhynchos isolate ZD024472 breed Pekin duck chromosome 2, IASCAAS_PekinDuck_T2T, whole genome shotgun sequence encodes:
- the LOC101804649 gene encoding cathelicidin-2, which gives rise to MASCWVLLLLGLGGACALPAPAPLAYSQALAQAVDSFNQRPEVHNAFRLLSADPEPTPGIDLGTLRALNFTLMETDCAPGSRVPTDDCDFKENGAIKECSGPVTFQQGTPDIDLRCSDASSDPVLVQRGRFGRLLGKIRHLRPRVHIRVKADASVSFG